In Nicotiana tabacum cultivar K326 chromosome 17, ASM71507v2, whole genome shotgun sequence, one DNA window encodes the following:
- the LOC107762181 gene encoding VQ motif-containing protein 4-like — translation METLAKPQEFRNPCLISSPDSHSSNSSSCSNSGNSNGLHHRYPTPPTTPTPATPPALPPQLPITRSEPNNPYPTTFVQADASSFKQVVQMLTGSSETAKVAATPGRAEPVRHHIPPIKTGPKKEKSSSKLYERRNSMKNFKISPLGPGVVNKSVFSTGFSGSPRTATPEILSPSILDFPSLVLSPVTPLIHDPFNRSPHSGGVSVSSENLDLDAEEKAIAKKGFFLHPSPATTPRESEPRLLPLFPVTSPRVSGSSNSDS, via the coding sequence ATGGAAACCTTAGCAAAACCTCAAGAATTTAGAAACCCATGTcttatttcatccccagatagcCATAGCTCCAACAGTTCAAGCTGTAGCAATAGCGGCAACTCCAATGGTCTTCACCACCGCTACCCTACACCGCCCACCACCCCAACACCTGCTACTCCGCCAGCACTACCACCACAACTACCCATCACCAGATCCGAACCCAACAACCCGTACCCGACTACCTTCGTCCAAGCTGATGCTTCCTCTTTCAAACAGGTAGTTCAAATGCTTACTGGGTCCTCTGAAACCGCCAAGGTTGCAGCTACTCCGGGTCGGGCTGAGCCTGTTAGACATCATATCCCGCCCATTAAAACCGGGCCCAAGAAGGAGAAATCCAGTTCAAAGCTGTATGAGAGAAGGAACAGCATGAAGAACTTCAAAATCAGCCCATTGGGCCCTGGGGTTGTGAATAAATCCGTTTTCTCTACTGGGTTTTCGGGTTCCCCGAGAACTGCGACGCCGGAGATTTTGTCGCCGAGCATTCTTGATTTTCCATCGCTGGTGCTTAGTCCGGTTACTCCTCTCATACACGACCCGTTTAACCGGTCACCGCACAGTGGTGGTGTCAGTGTGAGTAGTgagaatttggatttggatgcAGAAGAGAAAGCAATTGCAAAAAAAGGGTTCTTTTTGCATCCGTCGCCGGCGACTACTCCGAGGGAATCGGAGCCCCGACTTTTGCCTTTGTTTCCGGTGACTTCCCCTAGAGTCTCAGGTTCCTCTAATTCTGATTCTTAA